The following coding sequences are from one uncultured Desulfobacter sp. window:
- a CDS encoding acyltransferase has product MAHSSQEIADRSKVIADRSGRVAFIDWFKAVGMLLIVFGHLDGDLTNTLTLPVRLKQLGVVFFIFVMGWQLAREKRPLRIVLFNRLFKIYFWGLFFALTLSVLHGVFTGNLCESNYLPFFFGINVLLDYFPSNPTTWYIGTYIHVLIIWAVCMRTVRVSFKLLIVSIVLEIAIRGFLMGFDQYRAYMLVFNWQTVFLVGMFFGQRDQVFLADTKKRLPALFGYMGFVLAWLFIVKFIHVDRRFPFDLFLGQDSQGLVYLTSMCISLVYIGHALCFFPVARQLPNNRIIEFFANNTLVIFILHMPVWYLISPYMKELFPWHPFRIVMDLAILYIGIGGLSYVLEKNVPWRKCKLMIQQRWIENGAM; this is encoded by the coding sequence ATGGCTCATAGCTCACAGGAGATAGCTGATAGGTCTAAGGTCATCGCTGATAGATCTGGTCGGGTTGCTTTTATTGACTGGTTTAAAGCTGTGGGGATGCTACTTATTGTTTTTGGGCATTTGGATGGGGATCTTACGAATACTTTGACATTGCCTGTTCGGCTTAAGCAGCTTGGTGTTGTGTTTTTTATTTTTGTTATGGGGTGGCAACTGGCCCGGGAGAAAAGACCCCTTCGTATTGTTTTATTTAATCGGCTGTTTAAAATTTATTTCTGGGGGCTTTTCTTTGCGCTGACATTAAGCGTTTTACATGGGGTCTTTACAGGCAACCTGTGCGAAAGTAATTATCTACCGTTTTTTTTCGGTATTAATGTTTTGCTTGATTATTTCCCGTCCAACCCAACGACCTGGTATATTGGTACTTATATCCACGTATTGATTATTTGGGCAGTCTGTATGAGGACGGTTCGGGTTTCTTTTAAACTGCTTATTGTCAGCATTGTTCTGGAAATTGCTATCCGTGGTTTTTTAATGGGATTTGACCAGTACCGGGCATATATGCTGGTATTTAACTGGCAGACAGTTTTTCTGGTAGGCATGTTTTTCGGCCAAAGGGATCAGGTCTTTTTAGCAGATACGAAAAAGAGATTGCCTGCTCTGTTTGGATATATGGGGTTTGTGCTGGCATGGCTTTTTATAGTAAAATTTATCCATGTTGACCGACGATTCCCCTTCGATCTTTTTCTGGGACAAGACAGTCAGGGCTTGGTTTATTTAACCTCCATGTGTATCAGCCTGGTTTATATAGGCCATGCATTGTGCTTTTTTCCTGTTGCAAGGCAGTTGCCGAACAATAGGATTATTGAATTTTTTGCGAACAATACTTTGGTGATTTTTATTTTGCATATGCCGGTATGGTATTTGATTTCACCGTATATGAAAGAACTTTTTCCCTGGCATCCTTTCAGGATTGTAATGGATCTGGCGATTTTATACATTGGGATAGGTGGCCTGTCATATGTTCTGGAAAAAAATGTTCCCTGGCGGAAATGCAAACTTATGATTCAGCAAAGATGGATTGAAAATGGTGCTATGTAA
- a CDS encoding fatty acid--CoA ligase family protein: protein MNCLLKQIGKYADQPCMIDRGRSYSFNELAAQVLFFQGQMAEHIPPGSVAGAMTDYSFQGVALFLALARNRNIIVPLSKDSLQKHDDFMEIAGVSVVAGIDENNQIFIRERNAASFNNDLYRQLRSMGNAGLVLFSSGSSGSPKGIVHNLDRLAGAYKAGGKSWRTLIFLQMDHIGGVNTLLYSLWNGGVLVIPESRMPEEVCQCIQNNQGELLPTSPTFLNLLILSNMINRYDLSSLKLITYGTEPMQEITLKRIQSLLPRVRFKQTYGLSETGILQTKSREDGTLWVKVGGNGFDVRIKDGRLWIKSAYSMLGYLNAVSPFEDGYIDTGDMVERNGDWLKILGRESELINVGGNKVFPVEVESVLQSMPEVEDVVVYGASNPLTGQMVAAVVKLEATVSLSEFKSAMRIFCKERLESYKIPVKVLLSEESLHSERFKKKRNMTGEERC, encoded by the coding sequence ATGAATTGTTTACTGAAACAAATAGGCAAATACGCGGATCAACCCTGTATGATCGACAGGGGCCGTTCTTATTCATTCAACGAGTTGGCGGCACAGGTACTTTTTTTTCAAGGTCAGATGGCTGAACACATACCTCCCGGAAGTGTGGCAGGAGCCATGACGGATTATTCTTTTCAGGGCGTAGCACTTTTTCTGGCCTTGGCCCGGAACCGGAATATTATTGTTCCACTTTCAAAAGATTCCCTGCAAAAGCATGACGATTTCATGGAGATCGCAGGCGTCAGTGTTGTTGCAGGGATTGACGAGAACAATCAGATTTTTATCAGAGAAAGGAATGCTGCTTCATTTAATAATGACCTGTACCGTCAGCTTCGATCTATGGGGAATGCCGGGCTTGTTCTTTTTTCCTCCGGAAGCAGCGGTTCTCCAAAAGGAATAGTTCACAATCTGGACCGGCTTGCAGGGGCGTATAAAGCCGGTGGAAAATCCTGGCGGACGTTAATATTCCTTCAGATGGATCATATTGGTGGCGTTAATACCCTCTTGTACAGCCTTTGGAACGGGGGAGTGCTGGTCATTCCAGAATCAAGAATGCCGGAAGAGGTATGTCAATGTATTCAGAACAACCAAGGGGAACTTCTGCCAACGTCTCCGACTTTCTTAAACCTGTTGATTCTTTCGAATATGATCAATCGTTATGACTTGTCCAGTTTGAAGCTGATCACGTACGGCACCGAGCCCATGCAGGAAATTACATTGAAAAGGATTCAATCGCTCCTTCCCCGTGTAAGGTTCAAACAGACGTATGGCCTTTCCGAAACCGGTATCCTCCAAACGAAATCCAGGGAAGACGGCACGTTGTGGGTTAAAGTCGGTGGAAATGGTTTTGATGTCAGGATTAAGGACGGCAGGCTCTGGATAAAATCAGCATATTCCATGTTGGGATATTTGAATGCGGTAAGTCCTTTTGAGGATGGATACATTGATACCGGTGATATGGTGGAGCGGAATGGCGATTGGTTGAAAATATTGGGAAGGGAGAGCGAACTGATCAATGTGGGGGGCAATAAGGTTTTCCCGGTGGAAGTTGAATCTGTTTTGCAGAGCATGCCTGAAGTTGAGGATGTGGTGGTTTATGGTGCTTCCAATCCCCTTACCGGTCAGATGGTTGCGGCTGTTGTAAAGCTCGAAGCTACTGTTTCTCTGTCGGAATTTAAATCAGCCATGAGAATTTTCTGCAAGGAGCGGCTTGAATCTTATAAAATACCTGTCAAGGTTTTGTTATCAGAGGAAAGTCTGCATTCCGAGCGGTTTAAAAAGAAAAGGAATATGACGGGTGAGGAGCGTTGTTAA
- a CDS encoding SDR family oxidoreductase yields the protein MNADHSTMLITGSSRGIGKYLTEYYLEKGWVVYGCSRHEPELKHDRFNWIQTDLADEQSITGMFDLIKKQTRKIDAIINNAGIASMNLLNLTPYTTAQKIFSVNVLGSFSVLQKSVRFLKNSECPRIVNFSTVAVPLRLAGESLYAASKSAVETMTRILAKELGAMNITCNAVGPAPIRTDLIKGVGEEKINALVKQQAIHKLAEFQDVSNVIDFFLSPLSGMITGQVIYLGGVG from the coding sequence ATGAATGCTGATCATTCCACCATGCTGATTACCGGTTCCAGCCGGGGGATTGGAAAATATCTTACAGAATATTACCTTGAAAAAGGCTGGGTTGTATACGGATGTTCCAGACACGAACCGGAATTAAAGCATGACAGGTTCAATTGGATTCAAACGGACCTGGCGGATGAACAAAGTATTACCGGGATGTTTGATCTCATAAAAAAACAAACACGAAAAATTGATGCGATCATTAACAACGCCGGGATTGCAAGTATGAATCTGCTCAATCTAACTCCTTATACAACAGCCCAGAAAATTTTTTCCGTCAATGTACTTGGCAGCTTTTCCGTCCTTCAGAAATCTGTCCGGTTTCTTAAGAATTCCGAATGTCCAAGAATTGTGAATTTTTCGACTGTGGCTGTTCCTTTAAGGTTGGCTGGCGAGAGCCTTTATGCCGCGTCTAAAAGCGCTGTGGAGACCATGACCCGGATTCTGGCAAAGGAATTGGGTGCAATGAACATTACCTGTAATGCGGTGGGTCCGGCTCCGATCCGTACGGACCTGATTAAAGGTGTGGGAGAAGAAAAGATCAATGCCCTTGTCAAACAACAGGCGATTCATAAACTTGCAGAGTTCCAGGATGTTTCCAATGTGATTGATTTTTTTCTTTCTCCTTTGTCCGGCATGATTACCGGACAGGTGATTTACCTTGGCGGAGTGGGGTGA
- a CDS encoding alpha/beta hydrolase-fold protein: protein MKRYVIRPVSFSLFICFLVVSLEAIAFAETVIVSNVNELMETVKQNAKGNLTVLLQDGTYNVPNVITITGDYVTYKSASGKKDAVTIKGKGLEGNVTNVFSIKGNHVYLENLKIGETKRHAVQIHGEEGIKNISISNVHFYDTGEQLLKGSYDKRTPNRFASNGLIKNCIFEFSRGQAFQFYTGGIDIHHGEKWVVKNNVFRNIRNPGGKLTEGAIHFWNHSQNIIVTNNKIINCDRGVMFGLDNSPLVSGQIVNNYIHVVRDTGIYLCNASQISVFNNTIYIDSAYPNAIEYRFKDSHDIVISNNLSNKSIRDRDGGTAQVFNNVTSARNSWFVSPKEGNLNLDGYIKAVHGKGIFFPNLNVSPKSNINIGADQNSTTKARRIQKVILSSSKPSIYSHGYDLARLNSEVIYEDGTKKTIDPDQLQCINKKVNGIDPANPKFSISTPGKYRFKAILGNISSNVLEIEVRDILSKQVSGIEAWHTNGQTFLTFDMVSSYFKQPAPSYGKFFQTHKKNQNGITYNLYRSEKQINSIDGLTPIASTDSFSGWNQYFYGIYTNQEKYANRKAVRYVLRKQKNPLDINKGFFVFKSNEQGPFFYAVTALIKGRENKEIRIDSNSLKVPVQERIGPGSPILQRVETPDSFQYIGNATLYFYTRWESPPNASKVNMPFDYLVAVPKNVKVPAPVGIHLHAWGGNLLGGYAWWNNAEKGAILLASNQFPYDWWTGYHENFFSDDPPKSAHEWRNGRIIPYTTNRLFSFLSYLKQNSKWQIDLSQTFIAGSSMGGSGSLMTAIRYPKQIAWARSWVGVHIPEKSPQFRSSYEKVWGNPEYQVLFEDGTPVWDYYNDAKYLYAHPKAEIGFLTFCNGKNDSQIGWEQAVEFLNALQNTRRPHLFMWGQKGHGERTVMPGNGSQRVMPLDIRVDRPLPAFTHCSLDDNPGNGDPSDGDQTGQINRWLFWEDQSIIDEPGRFEMTTALMNEAPESTCTVDITPRRVQKFHWPEGKKVFWKNIAPNKTEVQKGIVLFDRYGLITLEKVRVSKKKNRIIISDKPI from the coding sequence ATGAAACGCTATGTCATCAGACCGGTAAGCTTTAGTCTATTCATATGCTTCCTTGTAGTATCATTGGAGGCCATTGCCTTTGCTGAAACAGTTATTGTTTCTAACGTTAATGAGCTTATGGAAACAGTCAAACAGAATGCAAAAGGGAATCTGACGGTATTACTGCAAGATGGCACATACAATGTTCCTAACGTAATAACGATTACAGGGGACTATGTTACTTACAAAAGTGCTTCAGGAAAAAAAGATGCTGTTACAATTAAGGGCAAAGGTCTAGAAGGAAATGTTACGAATGTATTCAGTATCAAAGGGAATCACGTATATTTAGAAAATCTAAAAATTGGAGAGACAAAACGCCACGCCGTTCAGATACATGGTGAAGAGGGAATTAAAAACATATCCATCAGCAATGTCCACTTTTATGATACCGGAGAGCAACTACTTAAAGGCTCATATGACAAACGAACGCCAAATAGATTTGCCTCTAATGGGTTGATCAAAAACTGTATTTTTGAATTTTCCCGAGGTCAGGCATTTCAATTTTATACCGGCGGTATTGATATTCACCATGGTGAAAAGTGGGTGGTTAAAAATAATGTATTCAGAAACATACGCAATCCTGGAGGGAAACTAACAGAAGGTGCGATTCATTTCTGGAATCACTCCCAAAACATCATTGTTACAAACAACAAAATTATCAATTGTGATCGAGGGGTGATGTTTGGGCTTGATAACTCACCACTTGTCTCGGGTCAAATTGTTAATAATTACATTCATGTTGTAAGAGACACCGGTATTTATCTATGCAATGCAAGCCAAATATCTGTTTTTAATAATACGATTTACATCGACTCAGCTTATCCCAATGCTATCGAGTATCGATTTAAAGATTCACATGACATTGTAATTTCAAATAATCTATCTAATAAAAGCATTCGGGATAGAGACGGGGGAACCGCTCAGGTATTCAACAACGTCACCTCGGCTAGAAACTCCTGGTTTGTCTCCCCTAAAGAGGGGAATCTTAACCTTGACGGCTACATCAAAGCTGTTCACGGTAAAGGAATTTTTTTTCCAAATCTTAATGTATCTCCAAAATCAAATATAAATATTGGTGCGGATCAAAATAGTACAACAAAAGCGAGACGTATTCAGAAAGTAATCTTATCTTCCAGCAAACCCTCCATTTATAGCCACGGATATGACTTGGCCCGGTTAAATTCAGAGGTAATATATGAAGACGGTACAAAAAAAACAATAGATCCTGATCAACTGCAGTGTATTAACAAAAAAGTAAACGGTATTGATCCTGCCAACCCGAAATTTTCAATTTCCACTCCTGGGAAATACCGATTCAAAGCTATTTTAGGAAATATCTCCAGCAATGTATTGGAGATAGAGGTCCGGGATATCCTTTCAAAGCAGGTATCGGGAATAGAAGCCTGGCATACTAATGGGCAAACATTTTTGACTTTCGATATGGTGAGTAGCTATTTTAAGCAACCCGCTCCCAGCTATGGTAAATTTTTCCAAACACACAAAAAAAATCAGAACGGCATCACATATAATTTATATCGATCCGAAAAACAGATTAACAGCATAGACGGATTAACCCCCATAGCATCCACTGATTCTTTTTCAGGTTGGAATCAATATTTTTATGGAATTTACACAAACCAGGAAAAGTATGCAAATAGGAAAGCCGTTAGGTATGTTCTAAGAAAGCAAAAGAATCCTTTGGATATAAACAAGGGATTTTTTGTTTTTAAATCGAATGAACAAGGACCTTTTTTTTACGCTGTCACAGCCCTAATCAAAGGCCGTGAAAATAAAGAGATCAGGATTGACAGCAATTCATTAAAGGTTCCTGTTCAAGAGAGGATTGGGCCTGGAAGCCCCATACTCCAGCGAGTTGAGACCCCTGATAGCTTTCAATATATTGGAAATGCCACCTTATATTTTTATACCCGCTGGGAGTCTCCACCCAATGCAAGTAAAGTGAATATGCCTTTTGATTACCTGGTAGCTGTTCCTAAAAATGTGAAGGTTCCAGCTCCGGTGGGTATTCATCTTCACGCCTGGGGAGGAAATCTTCTCGGCGGATACGCCTGGTGGAATAATGCAGAAAAAGGGGCTATTCTACTTGCATCGAACCAATTCCCATATGACTGGTGGACTGGATATCATGAAAACTTCTTTTCTGACGATCCACCGAAATCAGCACACGAATGGCGAAACGGGAGAATAATACCCTATACGACGAATCGTCTTTTTTCATTTTTATCTTATCTTAAGCAAAATTCTAAATGGCAGATTGACTTATCCCAAACATTTATTGCGGGTTCTTCCATGGGAGGATCCGGCAGCTTGATGACAGCCATTCGTTATCCAAAGCAAATTGCCTGGGCAAGATCCTGGGTCGGTGTTCATATTCCTGAAAAATCTCCACAATTTAGGAGTTCATATGAAAAAGTTTGGGGAAACCCTGAATACCAAGTTTTATTCGAAGATGGGACACCTGTCTGGGATTATTATAACGACGCAAAATACTTATATGCGCATCCAAAAGCAGAGATAGGTTTTCTTACGTTTTGTAATGGGAAAAATGACAGCCAGATTGGATGGGAACAGGCTGTTGAATTTCTAAATGCGCTTCAAAACACTCGCCGTCCTCATCTCTTTATGTGGGGACAAAAGGGCCATGGAGAGCGAACCGTTATGCCTGGAAATGGAAGCCAACGGGTCATGCCTTTGGATATTCGCGTTGATAGGCCTTTACCGGCATTCACTCACTGTAGCCTTGATGATAATCCTGGGAATGGGGACCCCAGCGATGGCGACCAGACCGGACAGATTAACAGGTGGTTGTTCTGGGAAGATCAGTCTATTATTGATGAACCGGGCCGATTCGAAATGACGACTGCTTTAATGAACGAAGCACCTGAATCGACCTGCACCGTTGATATTACCCCGAGGCGAGTGCAAAAATTTCATTGGCCGGAAGGAAAAAAGGTTTTTTGGAAAAATATCGCCCCGAATAAAACTGAAGTCCAAAAAGGAATTGTGTTGTTTGATCGATATGGTTTAATCACGTTGGAAAAGGTTCGTGTATCTAAAAAGAAAAATCGGATTATTATTTCAGATAAACCTATATAG